From Pelotomaculum schinkii, the proteins below share one genomic window:
- a CDS encoding sigma-54 interaction domain-containing protein, translated as MEKNNMELEQLVSMLPFLARLTGGFASVTDFSGRRICMVDANGQEVGELAGQVCELAREAAQAGRPLAGLSRIVDRAGDWAFPIGNYILTCSNDERVKKEHKLRASLERALPMIARVAGGEAVLFNEKGERLFVYNAEGTERIQYKGKTSQQARQAIEAFEPEVGKSFSISGAMAVRIPITENFGLGFNNEKSTRQQQKLYEEVKRLQQTRFTFDDIIGETEAIVKAKHMAKFVADGFSSILLYGETGTGKEMFAQSIHNASERCCRPFVALNCGALPASLIESNLFGYEEGAFTGAKKGGSTGVFEQANGGTIFLDEISEMEISLQTKLLRVLQEREVVRIGGGKPIKVDVRVIASTNKEINYLISEGKFREDLFYRLNVIQIKVPPLRERVEDIALLASHFVQQYNKTFGKFIEDIAIETMKILQSHHWPGNIRELQNCIEYAMNMVKHEEKILSPKHLPAYLRSGAGGAKESVVVEIQTGGNNLNEALRETERAVIKRTLEVEKYKKVKVAQVLGISTTTLWRKIAEYGLEKEAE; from the coding sequence ATGGAAAAAAACAATATGGAATTAGAGCAACTTGTCTCAATGTTACCCTTTCTTGCCAGGTTGACCGGTGGTTTTGCGTCTGTTACAGACTTTTCAGGGCGAAGAATATGTATGGTAGACGCAAATGGTCAGGAGGTTGGAGAACTGGCTGGACAAGTATGTGAATTAGCCAGGGAGGCGGCGCAAGCCGGCCGGCCTTTGGCCGGCCTGTCCCGAATTGTGGATCGGGCAGGAGACTGGGCTTTTCCGATTGGGAACTATATATTGACTTGCAGCAACGACGAACGGGTTAAAAAAGAGCATAAACTGCGGGCTTCCCTGGAGAGGGCTTTGCCGATGATAGCCCGTGTGGCCGGGGGTGAAGCGGTACTATTTAATGAGAAGGGCGAGAGGTTATTTGTCTATAACGCTGAAGGAACGGAACGGATTCAATATAAAGGCAAGACGAGTCAGCAAGCCCGCCAGGCCATTGAAGCCTTTGAGCCGGAAGTCGGCAAATCTTTTTCAATCAGTGGCGCTATGGCGGTCCGTATCCCCATCACCGAGAACTTTGGTCTTGGCTTTAACAATGAAAAGTCAACTCGCCAGCAGCAAAAGCTTTATGAAGAAGTTAAAAGACTGCAGCAAACCCGCTTTACTTTTGACGATATCATCGGGGAAACTGAAGCCATAGTTAAAGCTAAACATATGGCTAAATTTGTGGCAGATGGTTTCTCCTCAATTCTTCTTTACGGTGAAACGGGTACGGGTAAGGAAATGTTTGCCCAGTCGATTCATAATGCCAGTGAACGCTGTTGCCGGCCTTTTGTGGCGCTGAACTGTGGGGCCTTGCCGGCCTCTTTAATTGAAAGCAATCTTTTTGGTTATGAGGAAGGCGCTTTTACTGGGGCGAAAAAAGGTGGCAGCACCGGTGTTTTTGAGCAAGCAAATGGCGGCACTATTTTCCTTGACGAAATCAGTGAAATGGAAATCAGCCTTCAGACTAAATTGTTGCGTGTTCTTCAGGAAAGAGAGGTTGTACGTATCGGGGGCGGCAAACCTATTAAGGTTGACGTGCGAGTTATCGCTTCGACTAATAAAGAAATAAATTACTTGATTTCTGAGGGGAAGTTCCGTGAGGATTTGTTTTACCGGCTGAACGTAATCCAAATAAAAGTCCCTCCTTTAAGGGAGAGGGTTGAGGATATCGCTTTACTGGCAAGTCATTTTGTACAGCAATACAATAAAACCTTTGGTAAATTTATTGAAGATATAGCCATTGAGACCATGAAGATACTGCAGAGCCACCATTGGCCGGGGAATATAAGGGAACTGCAGAACTGTATTGAGTACGCTATGAATATGGTAAAGCATGAGGAAAAAATTCTTTCACCAAAGCATTTGCCTGCATATCTGCGATCGGGAGCAGGGGGCGCCAAAGAATCTGTAGTAGTAGAGATCCAGACCGGGGGAAATAATTTAAACGAAGCTTTACGTGAAACTGAGAGGGCTGTGATCAAAAGAACCCTGGAGGTCGAAAAATATAAAAAAGTAAAGGTAGCCCAAGTGTTAGGTATCAGCACCACTACCTTATGGCGTAAGATAGCCGAGTATGGACTGGAAAAAGAGGCGGAGTGA
- a CDS encoding LL-diaminopimelate aminotransferase: MSESFIQEMFAERIGGSNFGKDTVIYKFEKIKRAKDAARKAHPGVEIIDLGVGEPDEMADMGIVDKLAEEAARPENRGYSDNGIQAFKVAAAKYIEKVYGVKGLNPETEIIHGIGSKPVLAMLPAVFINHGDITIMPVPNYPVLGTLTRWFGGQVVNLPITPENEFLPDIESLDEETCRRAKLLYLNYPNNPTGASATREFFEKVVRFAKEKNIIVVHDAAYAGLTFDGEKPLSFLSVEGARDVGVELFSLSKAFNMTGWRLAAVAGNELIIKGFGAVKDNNDSGQFAAIQKAGIYALEHPEITEKISEKYSRRHNMLVSALNEVGFNARKPKGSFYLYVKAPKGIKGGRRFDNAEDFSQYLITEKLISTVPWDDAGSYVRFSVTFIANGIEEEKRVIDEIRDRFSDVEFEF; encoded by the coding sequence CTCATCCAGGTGTGGAAATAATCGATTTGGGAGTAGGGGAACCCGATGAAATGGCTGATATGGGAATTGTGGACAAGTTGGCGGAAGAGGCCGCAAGGCCTGAGAACCGGGGATATTCCGATAATGGGATCCAGGCGTTTAAAGTAGCGGCGGCCAAATACATCGAGAAGGTCTACGGCGTAAAAGGTTTGAATCCCGAAACGGAAATAATACACGGTATCGGTTCAAAACCGGTGCTGGCGATGCTCCCGGCAGTGTTTATAAACCACGGTGACATTACTATAATGCCGGTGCCTAATTATCCGGTGCTGGGAACTCTGACCAGGTGGTTTGGCGGCCAGGTGGTCAACCTTCCGATAACGCCGGAGAACGAGTTTCTACCCGATATAGAGTCTCTCGATGAGGAAACCTGTAGAAGGGCCAAGCTGTTGTACCTGAATTATCCCAACAATCCTACCGGGGCAAGCGCAACCAGAGAGTTTTTCGAAAAGGTAGTGCGGTTTGCCAAGGAAAAAAACATCATAGTAGTTCATGACGCCGCTTACGCCGGGTTGACGTTCGACGGGGAGAAACCTCTGTCTTTCCTGTCGGTTGAAGGGGCCAGGGATGTGGGGGTTGAACTGTTCTCCTTGTCCAAGGCGTTCAACATGACCGGCTGGAGGCTGGCGGCGGTCGCCGGGAACGAGTTGATTATAAAAGGATTTGGCGCCGTAAAGGACAACAACGACTCCGGCCAGTTCGCCGCTATACAGAAAGCTGGGATTTACGCCCTCGAGCACCCCGAGATTACAGAAAAAATCAGCGAGAAGTACTCCAGAAGGCATAATATGTTGGTATCAGCATTGAATGAAGTTGGATTTAATGCCAGAAAGCCAAAAGGATCATTTTATCTTTATGTAAAAGCACCCAAAGGCATAAAGGGTGGCAGAAGGTTCGATAACGCCGAAGACTTTTCGCAGTACCTTATCACCGAAAAACTTATCTCAACCGTCCCTTGGGATGACGCCGGCAGTTATGTCCGCTTCTCAGTAACCTTTATAGCAAACGGTATCGAGGAAGAGAAAAGGGTTATTGACGAGATAAGAGACAGGTTTTCAGATGTGGAGTTCGAGTTTTAA